A DNA window from Physeter macrocephalus isolate SW-GA unplaced genomic scaffold, ASM283717v5 random_159, whole genome shotgun sequence contains the following coding sequences:
- the LOC114483947 gene encoding growth factor receptor-bound protein 2: PGQSPLAYSHVYPPLPLPRFGNDVQHFKVLRDGAGKYFLWVVKFNSLNELVDYHRSTSVSRNQQIFLRDIEQVPQQPTYVQALFDFDPQEDGELGFRRGDFIHVMDNSDPNWWKGACHGQTGMFPRNYVTPVNRNV, from the exons CCGGGACAGAGCCCTCTGGCCTATTCTCACGTGTATCCTCCTCTACCCCTCCCCAGGTTTGGAAATGATGTACAGCACTTCAAGGTGCTCCGAGATGGGGCTGGAAAGTATTTCCTCTGGGTGGTCAAGTTCAATTCTTTGAATGAGCTGGTAGATTATCACAGATCTACATCCGTCTCCAGAAACCAGCAGATATTTCTCCGGGACATAGAGCAGGTGCCACAG CAACCGACGTACGTCCAAGCCCTTTTTGACTTTGATCCCCAAGAGGATGGAGAGCTGGGATTCCGTCGGGGAGACTTTATCCACGTCATGGATAACTCAGACCCCAACTGGTGGAAAGGGGCTTGCCATGGGCAGACCGGCATGTTTCCACGCAATTATGTCACCCCCGTGAACCGGAACGTCTAA